In Endozoicomonas sp. GU-1, one DNA window encodes the following:
- a CDS encoding urease accessory protein UreF has protein sequence MSITTESLLGLLHLASPALPVGAFAYSQGLETAIDRQWCYNRETTGNWISELMQQGMARLDIPVFFRLYDAFAIEEQKQVKHWNETLLAFRETRELYDEDCQVGRAFAVWVKSMYPDEARTDWLQSPTQAAMFALSSLCHGIDKKTAATGLLWSWCENQVTAATKAVPLGQTDAQHILKRLIHGIEPALTLAQSLADHEIGNNLMHFAMASCWHEHQYSRLFRS, from the coding sequence ATGAGCATCACCACTGAGTCCCTGCTGGGTCTGCTGCATCTGGCCAGCCCGGCACTGCCGGTTGGTGCGTTTGCTTACTCCCAGGGGCTGGAAACCGCCATTGACCGACAGTGGTGCTATAACCGTGAGACCACCGGCAACTGGATCAGTGAACTGATGCAACAGGGCATGGCCCGTCTGGATATACCGGTGTTTTTCCGGCTGTACGATGCCTTTGCAATAGAAGAGCAGAAACAGGTTAAGCACTGGAATGAAACGCTGCTGGCTTTTCGGGAGACCAGGGAGTTATACGATGAAGACTGCCAGGTTGGCCGAGCCTTCGCAGTCTGGGTCAAGTCCATGTATCCGGACGAAGCCCGTACGGACTGGTTGCAATCGCCGACACAGGCCGCCATGTTCGCCCTGTCCTCGTTATGTCATGGCATCGATAAGAAAACCGCTGCGACAGGGTTGCTCTGGTCCTGGTGTGAGAACCAGGTAACCGCAGCCACCAAAGCCGTTCCCCTTGGCCAGACCGATGCCCAGCATATTCTGAAGCGTCTGATTCACGGGATAGAACCCGCACTCACCCTGGCCCAGTCACTGGCAGATCATGAAATCGGTAACAACCTGATGCACTTTGCCATGGCCAGTTGCTGGCATGAGCATCAGTATTCGAGGCTA